The genomic stretch CCGGTGGCACCGGTCCATTAAAGAGCCTTCCCTTTTACCACGACATTAAGCCAGATGGTTCTTTCTTCCTCTGGATTAAGTCTCAGGATATGGGACTTGTCCCGGTAAAGGTGAATCTCTCCCTTCTCCCCACCTCTACCATTAATGATCTAGCCAGCCAGATAAACTCCAGCATTGATCAAGCGCTTTCACGCCTGGGGCTCTCCAATACCGAAACAGTGTCGGCCTCCTTTGTAGACGGCCGCCTGGTCTTTACGGCCCAAGATGGCTACAGCTTTGCCTTTTCTAACGACGCCTCGGGCATCCTGGCGGCTACCGGCATAAACGTCTTCTTTGATGGGTGGGATGCTGGAAGCATTGAGATCAATCAGACCCTTTCTAAGGATCCGGAGCTTATTGCCGCTGCCAGGCTGGATCGGCAGGCCTGGCGCAGTGAGGATCAGATCTTTGGTAGATATGTCAGCCGAGACTCCATTGATACCGATCCGGCCAGTATCAAACGCTTTAACGCCTCTCAGACCATTACTGTCCGTTTCTATGATGCTGAGGGGAACAGGGTTCTTATAGATACCGACTCTGGCCAGCAGATACCCGAGCTTTCGGTAACGGTTACGACCGGAGAGACCATCGCCGAGGTGCTGGAAGATCTTGATAACCTCGAAGGTCTAAGAGCCTACATAAATGGTAATGATGAGGTAGTTATTGCCCTTGATCCCAATGTGGACAAGCCGTATGCCTACTTTGAACTGGGGCACGTTGATCCGCCGACCAATAGCAGCGACGATGTCCTTTACTTTTTGAGAGATATAGGTCTCAATGCCCCTCAATATCTTTCTTCTAGGGGACGGAAGGAAAGCGATCAGTATTTTAGCACCCCTTCTGGCGTCAGTATAAACGAGGGAGCGGATATTGAACTTACCTTTACCTTTCTCGATGCCCAAGGAGAGGTTTTGGGGTATCGAACCATCACTGTGGCCGATGGTACGGATCTAGCCACCCTGGCCACCACTATAGACAACTTAAGTGAACTCAGAGCGGGCTTCACCGATGGCTCCTCCGGCCGGCTTTATATCTCCTTGGAGAATCCTCCCGAGGGGACTCTTTCCTTTGCTATTTCGGTAAGTGGAGGAGATGGCGATAGCAATATCGATCTTTCTGGTGGAGGCGTTCTTACCTTTTCCGATGTTTCTGATCGCCAGATATCCTCGGGCCTTGAACATCTGGTTAGGCCCCAGCAGTATATAGCTGACATTTCTGGTTATAATTCAGCAGATCTAGTCTTTTCTGGAACTTTGGCCATCCGCTTCTTTGATGATCAGGGTCGGGAAATAGGTAGCCCGTTATCGTTTTCCGCCTCTTCCCTTAGCGATGTTAACACCAATGGCCGGGTGGATCTTGCCGATCTCCTGGCGGCTATGGATGCCAGCTCGGCCCTTAAGGCTTACGAAGACAACGGTCAGATAGTCATCGCCTTGGATTCTCCCCCTTCGGATACGGCCTACTTTGTTATTGAGGGCAACGCCAATGGGAGCCCCTGGGGGGAGATTGCCCTCTCGGAGTTTGGTTCGGGAGACTCGGTATGGCTTAAGTTTTCCATGGGAGGGCTTGAGAACTGGCTTTTTTCGGAAGACGGGGCCCTTGATTCTGACAGTGATAGTAATACCGTAGATCCCTTCAGGATCGATCTTTCCACAGACAAGGGATCAATCCAGATCGTTCAGGCCTATAATGATGAGGCCAATGCCCGTTATGGACTCTCGTCTTTTGTGGACGAGGATGGTCATTTGGTGGTCAAGACTTCGGGACTCTACGATACAGAAAGTTTTGTAGTCACTGACGCCTGGCCCCGGCGGGCCTTTACTACCACCTTCTCAGCCGATCAATTTGATGGCGACAGCTATTGGTTTTATCTGTCTGAGGCTCAGGTTTCCTCCTCAGATACCTTTGCCGCCCAGACCCTTACCATCTCCTACCGGGATTCTTCCAATACCGAGACAGCCACAGAGACCATCAGTGTTTCTGCCGGTGACACCCTCTCGACCATTGTCTCTGCCCTCAATGCCCTTGACCATGATGGAGATGGAACGGCCGACTTTTCTGCCGAGATTACCAGTGATAACCGTCTGCTTATTAAAATTAATGATCCGGATCAGGATAACGATCGAGTGGATGATTTTGTTCGTTTTCAGATATCTACCAGTATCACCAGCACTGCCGGGAGCCTTCCGGTCTATTTAAATCGGCGTCGTTATATTCAGGACTTAGGGCTGGCCTATCAGCTACAGGGGTTTTCAGCTCAACCTGCTGATAATCGCAACGCCTTGGCCTTGGCCGCTACCGCTACGGAGACCAGAGCCAACCTCGATGAGGCTAATCTTTCAGACTATTATGATTCTCTGGTGGGGCAGGTGGGAATTGTCAGTCAGGGCTTCAACCGGGATTACGAATTCACCTCTGATCTGGTCAATCAACTTCAGATGATCAGGGATTCTGTCTCCGGGGTCTCTTTAGATGAGGAAATGGCCAATTTAGTCAAATTTCAGCACGCCTTTGCCGCGGCGGCCAAGATTATGACCATCTCCGATGAGATGCTTGATGTCCTGGTCAATGCCAAGAGATAGGGGGAGATATCGTGCGGGTGACCATGAATACAGTTTATGACAATATCCTTAACAACCTTAATCGGCTAACCGAGAGGCTAGACAAGATTAACATGTCGGTCTCTTCGGGTAAGAGATATTCTCGACCCTCGGATGCCCCCAGCGATCTTGTCCATGCTCTAGGTTATCGTAAGGCCTTAAGGGAAATTAGCCAATATCGGCGTAACATTTCCGACGCCAAAGGTCATCTGGCCACCATGGAGACGGCCTTAGAAAAGATGCAGGAGCAGGTTATTAGGGCCAAGGAGCTGGCCATCCAGGGGGCCAATGATACCGAAAATGAGGCCAGCCGAAAGATGCTGGCCAACGAGCTGAGAAACATTCTCGATGAGGTGGTCTCTCTCAGTAACACTCAGCACAACGGTCGCTACATATTCGCCGGCACCAAGACCGATGGATATCCGCCGGGAGAAAAGCCTTTCATGCTGGAGACCATCCTGGCAGGAGATGTGCAGACTATGGAGGTTCGCTACCAGGGGGGCAGTGAAGACCTTTATTACGAATATGCCCCGGCTAAAAAGATCGTTGTTGCCAGAAATGGCGAGGAGGCTATTGCCCGCTCGGGAGTATTTGAGACCCTTATTGGTCTGATTCAAACCTTAGAGAACAACAACGAAGAGGATCCTCAGCTTGAGGCCGAATCCATCCAAACCCATATCTCACGTCTGGACGAGGTCCTTGACTATCTTAACGCTCAAAGGGCTGATATCGGGGCCCGGATGAATCGTCTGGAGATCAAAGAGACCGTCTATGACGATCTAGAACTTACTAATAAGGAAAACCTGTCCGCCGTAGAGGATACGGATCTGCTTGAGGCTATCGCAGAGCTCCGGGCCAAGGAGACTGCCTACCAGGCTGCCTTGTCCTCGGCGGCCAAGGTAATGAACCTGAGTCTGGTGAACTATCTGTAGCGAAACTGTAGTTTAAAAAGAAGCCATGGAGGGCCTAGATGCTTGTTTTGACCAGGAGAGAGGGCGAATCCATCGCTATTGGAGATGAAATCGAGGTTACAGTCTTGGAGATCAGGGGGCGTAATGTCCGTTTGGGTATCAAGGCTCCTCCAGAGATGCCCGTTCATCGTCTGGAAGTATATCTCCGGATTCAGGAAGAAAACCGCCGGGCCGCTGCTGAGGCGCCGGAAACTATTCCTGAGATTTAAGCCCACGGAGGTTTAAGGGAAAATGATTATAAAGACGACCCGTTTTGGGGAGATAGAGATAGATGAGAATAAAATTATCTTTTTCCCCCGGGGGATATTGGGGTTCCCTGACCAGAGACGCTTTGTTCTTCTGCCTCACCGAGAAGATTCTCCCTTCTGCTGGCTTCAGGCAGTGGATGACCCGGACCTTACCTTTGTGGTTGTTAACCCCTTTGTTATAAATCCGGATTACAAACCGGAGTTCAAGGATGAGGTCCTTGGCGGCCTAGAGATAGAAGAGGGTGATGTTATTGACCTGCTTTCAATTGTCACCGTCCCGCGAGAAAATCCTCAGGCCATGACAGCCAATCTTCTAGGGCCAATTGTTATCAACGTGAGCAAACGTCTGGCCAAGCAAGTGGTTTTAGACCCCCATAAGTATCCACTCAAATATCCCCTTCTCTCGGGAAAGAGAGATAGAGATGAGGGCAGCGAGGCCGTGGGTTAGCCTAATTTGTAGTGTTTGCGAACGGCCTTCTTTACCACCCAGGTGCAGTCCAGCCCCTTGGGAAAGGTGACCAGATCTCCTGGCTCGATATGAACTTCACCCTCTGAAGTTTTGACCACTACCTCCCCTTCAAGGATATAGCAGGTCTCGTCTTCTGGATAGTGCCAGTCGAAGGTGGATGGTTCGCACTGCCAGATGGGCCACGTCTCTACCGCCATTTCCTTTAAGGTTTTCTCGTCAGGGCGTTCCTTTTTGATCTTCATTGGTCCTCCTTAGCCATAAAGTTTTTTGAGGAGCCAAGCCATGTTCTCTCCCAGAATTTTCATGGTCCGAAGACCCTCTTCGTCATCTTTAACCTCTCCTGGTTTAAGACCCCGGCCAAGATTCCAGTAGATGGAGCCAACGACGATCATTTGGCCAATGAGGAAGAAGTGATTAAGGGAATCGAATACGTGGATGGCACCACCGCGTCTTACAGCTACCACCCCTGCGGCCACTTTTCTTCTAAAGAGGTCTCCATTTACCCTGGCTACCATGCCACAGCGTTCAATAAGGGCTTTCATGTTAGCGGAGACATCGGCAAAATAAGTGGGAGAGCCGAGGATGATCCCTTGGGATTCTCTGATTTTGGTGATGTAGTCATTTATGGGGTCATTCTCCACAGCACAGCGGCCATCTTTGCGCTCCAGGCATTGATAGCAGGCGATACATCCTGGAATGACCTGGCCGGCCAGCTGGATATGCTCTGTCTCTATACCGTGGGATTGAAGAACCTCTAAGACCGTATTGATCATCAGGGCCGTGTTGCCGTCTTTTCTGGCGCTTCCATTAAAGGCAGTGACCTTCATGATTTTCCTCCTTAAGAGAGCTGTCTCCTTATACCTTATAATTCTTGGGCCAGCCAAGATGAGACAGTCTCTCTATTTATTTGTTTCCCGGCCGGTTTGGAGGTAATAAAAATTTAAATTTTTACCAGGAGGTGAGTATGCCCAAGGGGCCGGTGCTTCAGATCGGAGAGCTTATGACCGAAGGCACCTATCACTGCTATCAGGGGGAACTAGTCCACACCGAAGGCGGGCTACAGCAGGTTTTTGTCCTGGATAATCCCTTCTGGGGAAGAATGTTAATCATTAATGGGGTGGTTCAACTGACCACTCGAGATGAATTCATATATCATGAAGCTATGGCCCACACTACTGTTCAACTTTTTCCTGAAGGCCGGCCCCTTGATGTTCTCATCTGTGGTGGTGGTGATTACGGGGTTTCTAGAGAGTTGACCAGGTATGCTGATGTCCGTCAGGTGGTCATTGTTGATATAGACCCCATTGTCCCTCGGGTGGTTGAAAGATACATCCCTCAGCTTCTTCCTGAAGATCGTAGTCGGGTAGAGCTTATTACAGCCGATGCCTTTAAAGTGGCCGAAGAGTTCGCCCGGGAGGGCCGGACCTTTGATATCGTTATTGTCGATTCCACCGATCCAGACATAACCACTGAAGACGTTGAGCTTTCTAACCCCCTCTTTTCAGTAGAGTTTCACCGTCTCCTGGCTACTGTTGCCCCTGAAGGAGTGGTGATCCAGCAAGCGGCCACCCCCTTCAGTTTGGGGCCTGTACTTACCCGGACTTATCGGGCCTTCTGCCAGGCCTATGGTCCGGAGAGGATCTTTGTCTTCAGAGCTGACGTTCCAGCCTATGGTAGCGAGACGGCCTTCGTGATGAAAAGTTCTACCCTTACCCCTCAGGAGCCGGTAAGAAGAAGCCATCCCCCAACCCGCTACTACTCCCATGAGATTCATCGGGCCTCTTTTGTCCTTCCTCGATACTGGGAGGAACTTCTTAAGTAGAAAAGGTCCTGGTAACAGGTGCATTGGACAGCCTTCCGAGAACTGATTCTATACGAAGACAACCACCTCTTGGTGGTCAACAAACCGACAGGCCTCCTCAGCCAAGGAGATATTACTGGAGAAAAATCCCTCTTTTCTCTGGCTAAATCCTATCTCAAGGAGGCCTATAAGAAGCCAGGGAACGTTTATTTAGGGTTGGTTCACCGTCTTGATCGGGTAACTTCGGGGGTGGTTGTCCTGGCCAAGACTTCCAAGGCGGCTCGGCGTCTGGTTGAGCAGTTCAAAAAGAAAGAGGTAGTAAAGACTTACTTAGCCGTGGTCCGGGGAGATCCTCCAAATTATGGGAGGCTTGAGGGATATCTTCTTTATGATGATTTTCGCCGCAAGGTGCTAGTCTTTTGGAAGCCACGCTCCGGGGCTAAAGAGGCCAGCCTTGAGTTTCGTGTACTTAGAAAAGATCGCGGGCAGAGTCTCCTTGAGGTCCGGCCCCTTACCGGGAGAAAACACCAGATCCGGGCTCTTTTGGCCTCGGCGGGATGGCCCATTGTTGGAGATCGACGCTACGGTCTGAAATCTGGAGGTCCTATTTTACTTCATGCCTTCTGTATAGAACTTGTTCACCCTGTAAGGAAGGAGAAGTTGCTTTTTATCGCTCCCTTGCCAGGATATTGGCCCCCGAGGCTCAGGCCAGAGAAAGAGGGGTAAAAATTTCCGCTACCAGCCCTCAGAGCCGATTCTATATAATAAAGCTTAAAGTTTAGTTGGGGTTGAATTGACATTACCAAAGAATTCATATATTTGAGCTAAAAATATACTTAGCCATACTTAAGGATACAAGAAATTGATGTCAGAAAAGAGAGAAAAGACAGTCTTTATTTATCGTGAACCTTCGGAATCCTCTCAAAAAGTCGAAGACCCTCGATTTTTGGCCCAGAGGTTGGTTAACCAGGCTACCACCCTGATTAAGACCTACACTACGGGCCAGGAAGAGGACAAAAGGCTTAAGATCTCTCTGGGAATCGTCCTTGGTTTGGCCTATTTTGTGGAGCGTTGGCAACGTCTGGTAGGCTTCGGCAAAAGGGATCATCGTTCTTGGCAGAAGGCCTTTTTGAAGGGACTTTGTGAAGAGTTAAGTCAGCTTTGGCCTAAGGGACCGGGTTTAAACGAGTATCTGGCTACTTATCTAGAGACTAATTACGACCTTTTGGCCCGGGAGCTTGACGCCTTCCCTCTGCCCTTGGGGGAGAGACAGCAGGCCCTGGTTCATCTGGGCCGGCTTATCTTTGAAGGACAAGGGCTCGAAAAGGATTTCGCTACCCGAGCCGGTGAAGTCCTCAAGGAGTTTTTTAATCCTCCCTGATCTTCGAAAGATCAGCTATCATCAGGAAAAGTTCGGCAATGGCTTTGAGAAGGGCCAATCGGTTGTGGCGAATGTCCTCCTCTTCCACCATAACAAAGACCTGGTCAAAAAAACGGTCGATGGGCTCCTTGAGCTCAAGGAGGCCGGCAAGGGCTTCGTCATATTTTTTCTCTAGTATCAGAGGGACTACTCGCTCGTGGACTTGAATAAAGGTTCTGTGGAGTTCCTTTTCTGCCTCCTCAAGAAGGAGAGCCTGGTTGAGGGGAGGAAGCTCTCCCTGTTTTTTGATTATATTCATCACCCTCTTGAAGCCTACGGAAAGAGCGGCAAACTCTGGACGTTCATAAAAGGAAGAAAGGGCTAATAGTCTCTGTCGAGTGTCTTCAAGGTCATCAAAAGAGACAGACGTTACGGCCTCGACCAAGTCGGACCTAAAGCCCCTGCTTACCAGTTCTCCCTGAAGCCGACGGCCTATAAACCCCATGACCTCCTCAAGGACTTCCTCTTGAGAACGATTCAGACGATCCGCAAGGAGCAAAAAGGCCTGGCCTAAAAGGTCCTTGAGGGATAGATGAAGCCTCAACTTCAGGACAGTGTTGATAATACCCAGGGCCTGACGTCTTAACCCAAAAGGGTCAGCAGTTCCAGAGGGACGCTCCCCGATACCAAAGAAGGCACACAGGGTGTCGGCCTTATCGGCTAAGGAGATGATGGCCCCGATGATAGTCTCCGGGAGTTCCCCTCCCGCCTTGGTGGGGAGATAGTGTTCGTAAATGGCTTGGGCCACCTCCGGGGGTTCGCCACTTAAAAGGGCGTACTCTCTTCCCATAACCCCTTGAAGAGAGGGAAACTCCTGGACCATTTCTGTCATTAGGTCGGCTTTAGAAAGCCAAGCGGCCCGTTTAACAAGGTCTATTTTGTCTGGGGCCAGGCGTTCGGCTAGGTAGGCCGAGAGGGCCTTGATTCGAACCACTTTTTCATAAAGGCTGCCAAGTTCTTCGTGGAAAGAGACCCCTTTAAGCTCCTCTACCCGGGCCTCAAGGGGGATTTTTTTGTCTTCTTCAAAGAAGAAGCGGGCGTCTTCTAGTCGGGCCTTAAGAACCCGTTCGTGGCCCCTGATAAGGGCTTCTGGGTTCCGGGGACGAGTGTTGTTAACCGCGATGAAGCGGGCCATTAGTTGGCCTTTATCATTGATCACGGCAAAATATCGCTGGTGTTCGGCCATAGCCGTAATAAGAACAGCCCGGGGAAGCTCTAAAAAGGTCTCGTCAAATTGACCGCAGATGGCGTAGGGATACTCAACCAGGTTGGCGTTTTCCTCAAGGAGATCTTTATCTTCCAGAACTTGGCCACCGACATCCCGAGCCCGATCTTTTATTTCATCAAGGGTCATGGCCAAACGTTCGGCCGGATCCACGATAACATAGGCCTCACGAAGTTTGCGGACATACTCCACCAGCGAGCCTATCTCTATAGGAGCTGGGGCCATAAAACGATGACCATAGGTAATGTTAGAGGCCACAAGACCGGCGATCTCCACCGGAACTACCTCTCGGCCAAAGATGGCCAAAAGCCAGCGAATGGGACGAGCAAAACGCCAGGAGAGATCACCCCAGCGCATAGATTTGGGAAAGGGAATTTCGCTGACCAAACGGGGCAAAAGCTCAAGGAGAAGCTCTGGAGTCTTTTTTCCGGGGATGCGTCTTTCAAGAAAAAGATATTCTCCCCGGGGGGTTTCTTTGATCTTCAACTCCTCCACCGAGACCCCGTGGGATCTGGCAAATCCCAAGGCGGCCTTAGTCGGTCGGCCATCTTCATCAAAGGCAATCTTTTTTGGAGGGCCAAGGATGCTCTCTGAACGATCAGCCTGTTTTTCGGCCAGGTCGGCTATATAAAGGGTGAGACGCCTGGGAGTCCCTAGGGTGCTGATTCCGGAAAACTCAAGACCGGCTTCTCGGAAGAGACCGGCCGCCAGCTGCTTCATCGCTTTTAGGGCTGGAGACAAAAAACCGGCGGGAATCTCTTCGCAGCCTATTTCAAACACCAGATCTCGGACCATTTCAGAACCTCCTGGAAAGCAGCGGAAAGCCTGTTTCCTCTCGTTTGCTCAACCACCCTTCGGCTACCCTTTTGGCCAAGGCCCTAACCCTGGCGATATAGGCCGTTCTTTCGGCATGGCTAATAGCCTTGCGGGCGTCAAGAAGGTTAAAGGTATGACTGCACTTAAGGCAATAGTCATAGGCGGGGAGCACCAGACCAAGATCCACTAAGCGGAGACACTCCCGCTCAAAACGCTCAAACATTTCCCGGAGCATGGATATATCCGCCTCTTCAAAGTTGTAAATGGAATATTCCACCTCGGCTTGATGATGGATGTCACCATACTTGATCCCGGGGGCCCACATAATTTCAAAAACATTATCTATGCCCTGAAGGTACATGGTGATTCTTTCCAGACCATAGGTGATTTCTACAGACACGGGACGACAATCGATTCCGCCTACCTGTTGAAAGTAGGTAAACTGGGTGATCTCCATCCCGTCTAACCAGACTTCCCAGCCCAGTCCCCAGGCCCCCAAAGTGGGAGACTCCCAATCATCCTCAACAAAGCGGACATCATGATCTTCTAGCTTGAGTCCGAAAGCCCGAAGGCTGTCTAGGTAAAGATCTTGAACATCGTCAGGAGAGGGCTTGATGATGACCTGATACTGGTAGTAGTGCTGAAGTCGGTTGGGGTTCTCCCCATAGCGTCCATCGGCCGGTCGGCGGGAGGGCTGAACATAGGCCACACGCCAGGGTTCGGGCCCTAGGGAGCGCAGAAAGGTGGCCGGGTGGAAAGTTCCGGCACCGACTTCGGTATCATAGGGCTGAACTATTAGGCATCCCTTATTTTTCCAGTAATGGTTAAGGGTCTCAATGACATCCTGAAAATACATTGGCTGACTCCTCAAGATATTATTAATCAGAGCACAAAATAGTCGACATCAATCTAAGGCATATCTTACCATCGGAGCACGAAAGTAACTCCTCACTATCTCCGGCTGCCTCTGCGTGCTCATAAGATAGCTGCGTACATTACCCTCCATCTCCTCCATATTCCGCTTCCGGCGCCTCCCCCCCGCATTCGTCTTCACATCCTGGTTCAAATACTCATCCGGATTAAGCTCCGGACTGTATCTCGGCAAATAATGCAGTTCCAACTCGTCCTCTTTGCCCTTCAACCACTCCTTAATCCTCTTTGCCCGATGCACACGGTGATTATCCACTATAAGATAAATCTTCCGCCCCTTTTCTCGTGATCTTATCAGCCTTCTTAAAAATTCAAGAAAAACTTCTGTCGTAAATCTCTCCCTAAAAATCATAAACTTAAGCTTCCCCCGGTTGTTGATGGCAGAAATCATATTGAATCGAAATCTCTTGCCGCTCACCTCCACCACCGGTGTCTCTCCCCTCGGCGCCCAACTCCTCCCCGCTTGATGATCTGACCTGATCCCTGTCTCATCTCCCCA from Thermosulfuriphilus ammonigenes encodes the following:
- the csrA gene encoding carbon storage regulator CsrA, which gives rise to MLVLTRREGESIAIGDEIEVTVLEIRGRNVRLGIKAPPEMPVHRLEVYLRIQEENRRAAAEAPETIPEI
- the flgL gene encoding flagellar hook-associated protein FlgL → MRVTMNTVYDNILNNLNRLTERLDKINMSVSSGKRYSRPSDAPSDLVHALGYRKALREISQYRRNISDAKGHLATMETALEKMQEQVIRAKELAIQGANDTENEASRKMLANELRNILDEVVSLSNTQHNGRYIFAGTKTDGYPPGEKPFMLETILAGDVQTMEVRYQGGSEDLYYEYAPAKKIVVARNGEEAIARSGVFETLIGLIQTLENNNEEDPQLEAESIQTHISRLDEVLDYLNAQRADIGARMNRLEIKETVYDDLELTNKENLSAVEDTDLLEAIAELRAKETAYQAALSSAAKVMNLSLVNYL
- the glyS gene encoding glycine--tRNA ligase subunit beta; the protein is MVRDLVFEIGCEEIPAGFLSPALKAMKQLAAGLFREAGLEFSGISTLGTPRRLTLYIADLAEKQADRSESILGPPKKIAFDEDGRPTKAALGFARSHGVSVEELKIKETPRGEYLFLERRIPGKKTPELLLELLPRLVSEIPFPKSMRWGDLSWRFARPIRWLLAIFGREVVPVEIAGLVASNITYGHRFMAPAPIEIGSLVEYVRKLREAYVIVDPAERLAMTLDEIKDRARDVGGQVLEDKDLLEENANLVEYPYAICGQFDETFLELPRAVLITAMAEHQRYFAVINDKGQLMARFIAVNNTRPRNPEALIRGHERVLKARLEDARFFFEEDKKIPLEARVEELKGVSFHEELGSLYEKVVRIKALSAYLAERLAPDKIDLVKRAAWLSKADLMTEMVQEFPSLQGVMGREYALLSGEPPEVAQAIYEHYLPTKAGGELPETIIGAIISLADKADTLCAFFGIGERPSGTADPFGLRRQALGIINTVLKLRLHLSLKDLLGQAFLLLADRLNRSQEEVLEEVMGFIGRRLQGELVSRGFRSDLVEAVTSVSFDDLEDTRQRLLALSSFYERPEFAALSVGFKRVMNIIKKQGELPPLNQALLLEEAEKELHRTFIQVHERVVPLILEKKYDEALAGLLELKEPIDRFFDQVFVMVEEEDIRHNRLALLKAIAELFLMIADLSKIRED
- the glyQ gene encoding glycine--tRNA ligase subunit alpha; translated protein: MYFQDVIETLNHYWKNKGCLIVQPYDTEVGAGTFHPATFLRSLGPEPWRVAYVQPSRRPADGRYGENPNRLQHYYQYQVIIKPSPDDVQDLYLDSLRAFGLKLEDHDVRFVEDDWESPTLGAWGLGWEVWLDGMEITQFTYFQQVGGIDCRPVSVEITYGLERITMYLQGIDNVFEIMWAPGIKYGDIHHQAEVEYSIYNFEEADISMLREMFERFERECLRLVDLGLVLPAYDYCLKCSHTFNLLDARKAISHAERTAYIARVRALAKRVAEGWLSKREETGFPLLSRRF
- a CDS encoding spermine synthase is translated as MPKGPVLQIGELMTEGTYHCYQGELVHTEGGLQQVFVLDNPFWGRMLIINGVVQLTTRDEFIYHEAMAHTTVQLFPEGRPLDVLICGGGDYGVSRELTRYADVRQVVIVDIDPIVPRVVERYIPQLLPEDRSRVELITADAFKVAEEFAREGRTFDIVIVDSTDPDITTEDVELSNPLFSVEFHRLLATVAPEGVVIQQAATPFSLGPVLTRTYRAFCQAYGPERIFVFRADVPAYGSETAFVMKSSTLTPQEPVRRSHPPTRYYSHEIHRASFVLPRYWEELLK
- a CDS encoding cupin domain-containing protein, with amino-acid sequence MKIKKERPDEKTLKEMAVETWPIWQCEPSTFDWHYPEDETCYILEGEVVVKTSEGEVHIEPGDLVTFPKGLDCTWVVKKAVRKHYKLG
- the flgK gene encoding flagellar hook-associated protein FlgK, which translates into the protein MAGIYSALNIAKGAIINAQTAVHVTGQNVANVNTEGYSRQEVVSAPYPPTPTAVGPIGNGVKVEQIRRYFDAFTNMNLNLRRSDLGLLEAQKGGMRLVESLFNETGDTGLARMMDDFFAAWQDVANRPEGISERRALIEKARVLSEAISEKYNQLIGLESDIGLKLQDVVKEINQIAAQIADLNRQITAIESENRQANDLRDQRDKLVARLSELAEIRYFETSQGAYAIILGKGYNLVDIDSYWQLNLDGNDVYWQGHSGEMARLTSEEVSKGELGGWLRIREMISDDWNYERLTSTKTVYDLDGSPLADDTRWVELGLSGTITFDFSGTDHDGQSVSATVSIDLAANPDSTVRDLLDEIEKAYNYQVTAYLDNGRLIIKDAQRGPGALSFSLDRSPTQVYFGRFDDEGLNHRLEELNLVGKFQIWARELIRAVNQAHSQGVGLEFYQGQLKGLYQTGGTGPLKSLPFYHDIKPDGSFFLWIKSQDMGLVPVKVNLSLLPTSTINDLASQINSSIDQALSRLGLSNTETVSASFVDGRLVFTAQDGYSFAFSNDASGILAATGINVFFDGWDAGSIEINQTLSKDPELIAAARLDRQAWRSEDQIFGRYVSRDSIDTDPASIKRFNASQTITVRFYDAEGNRVLIDTDSGQQIPELSVTVTTGETIAEVLEDLDNLEGLRAYINGNDEVVIALDPNVDKPYAYFELGHVDPPTNSSDDVLYFLRDIGLNAPQYLSSRGRKESDQYFSTPSGVSINEGADIELTFTFLDAQGEVLGYRTITVADGTDLATLATTIDNLSELRAGFTDGSSGRLYISLENPPEGTLSFAISVSGGDGDSNIDLSGGGVLTFSDVSDRQISSGLEHLVRPQQYIADISGYNSADLVFSGTLAIRFFDDQGREIGSPLSFSASSLSDVNTNGRVDLADLLAAMDASSALKAYEDNGQIVIALDSPPSDTAYFVIEGNANGSPWGEIALSEFGSGDSVWLKFSMGGLENWLFSEDGALDSDSDSNTVDPFRIDLSTDKGSIQIVQAYNDEANARYGLSSFVDEDGHLVVKTSGLYDTESFVVTDAWPRRAFTTTFSADQFDGDSYWFYLSEAQVSSSDTFAAQTLTISYRDSSNTETATETISVSAGDTLSTIVSALNALDHDGDGTADFSAEITSDNRLLIKINDPDQDNDRVDDFVRFQISTSITSTAGSLPVYLNRRRYIQDLGLAYQLQGFSAQPADNRNALALAATATETRANLDEANLSDYYDSLVGQVGIVSQGFNRDYEFTSDLVNQLQMIRDSVSGVSLDEEMANLVKFQHAFAAAAKIMTISDEMLDVLVNAKR
- a CDS encoding flavodoxin family protein, whose product is MKVTAFNGSARKDGNTALMINTVLEVLQSHGIETEHIQLAGQVIPGCIACYQCLERKDGRCAVENDPINDYITKIRESQGIILGSPTYFADVSANMKALIERCGMVARVNGDLFRRKVAAGVVAVRRGGAIHVFDSLNHFFLIGQMIVVGSIYWNLGRGLKPGEVKDDEEGLRTMKILGENMAWLLKKLYG
- the fliW gene encoding flagellar assembly protein FliW, with translation MIIKTTRFGEIEIDENKIIFFPRGILGFPDQRRFVLLPHREDSPFCWLQAVDDPDLTFVVVNPFVINPDYKPEFKDEVLGGLEIEEGDVIDLLSIVTVPRENPQAMTANLLGPIVINVSKRLAKQVVLDPHKYPLKYPLLSGKRDRDEGSEAVG
- a CDS encoding RluA family pseudouridine synthase; its protein translation is MHWTAFRELILYEDNHLLVVNKPTGLLSQGDITGEKSLFSLAKSYLKEAYKKPGNVYLGLVHRLDRVTSGVVVLAKTSKAARRLVEQFKKKEVVKTYLAVVRGDPPNYGRLEGYLLYDDFRRKVLVFWKPRSGAKEASLEFRVLRKDRGQSLLEVRPLTGRKHQIRALLASAGWPIVGDRRYGLKSGGPILLHAFCIELVHPVRKEKLLFIAPLPGYWPPRLRPEKEG